TTGATTTTAAAAGCAGTTTTAATGATGAAATTGGCAAAGCAAAACTCTATTTTAATGGTAAAAAGCTATATTGGACTATCACAAAATCTGAAGGTGTGAACTATTTACCTACCGATATTTTACTTGAAAAAAGTTAATTTAAATCTTACTTAATTTTTTCACAATCAACATATTTGCAAAAGGTGTTAATTTTTGATTCTTTACGATCTTTAAATCTGCGCCAGAAATAGCTTTCTTCCAATTCTTTTCACTCAAAAAATGAAATGCTCCAATATTAAAGAAAACAAAGTTGGTAAAATCTCTGAATTGCTCTGAAACAATGATAACCCCGTCATCTTTTAAAATTCTCTTTGCTTCTTTGAAAAATAAAACTCTTTGCTCATGATCCAAAATTTCATGTAAAGAAGTTACTGCCAAAATTACATCCTGAGATTTATCTTCAAAAGGTAATCGATTGGGCGAAATCTTTATTTCTTTAGAATGCGGCGGAAATATTTTCTTTGACGTTTCAATTCCTTTTTCCTGCTCGTGACGGTTTCCAAAGATATCACAAACCGTCAAGTTTAAATTGGGATATTTTTCCTCTAACCTTTTAGACAAAGGATCAAAACTTGCGTGAACAAGAATAGCATTTTCAGTTTTTTGCCAATCTATTATTCCATTTAAATTTTTCAGTTCATACAGATCGGATTTGTCGTATAAAGTATAAGATGCAACGAGTGAAGCGATGATATTTAAGACAATTAGAGCACTTAGAATTCTAAATGATAGCTGAATCAAACTTATATTAATCCAAAAGGAAGCGATCAATAAAACAGCTGAAACAACTATTCCTAAAAGGATTTTCTGATAATTAAAAAGAATGACGAGTTTAGTAATTTTCACGATTATGTTTTAAAAGTGAATGTACAAATTTTCAACAAAAAAACCGCCTCCAAAAGAAAGCGGTTTCAAAATTTATCTAAAATCTCAATTAAAATATCGCAGGATATTTCTGAGGATTTGTTTCATTGAATAAAGCATAAATTCTTTCCACCATATCATCTGAAGATGGCTTAGAGAAATAATCTCCGTCACTTGCATACGCCGGTCTGTGGTCGTTTGCAGCAATCGTTAACGGATCAGAATCTAAGAATCTGAAAGCTTTTTGTTTTTCTAAAATCTGTTGAAGAATAAACGCTGAAGTTCCGCCTTCCACATCTTCGTCTATTACGACCAATCTGTTTGTTTTCTTCACAGATTCAGCAATTTCGTGTGTTAAATCGAAAGGAATTAATGACTGAACGTCAATAACTTCTGCAGAAATCCCTAATTTTTCCAATTCATTAGCAGCTTCCATAACGATTCTCCAAGTCGAACCGTAAGTTACCAAAGTAACATCTTTTCCTTCTTTTGTAACATCGATTTTTCCAACAGGAATCGTAAATTCACCTAAATTATCAGGCTGTTTTTCTTTTAATCTGTAACCGTTTAAACATTCAACAATTACAGCCGGTTCGTCTGCCTGAAGCATGGTGTTGTAGAATCCTGCAGCAATCGTTAAGTTTCTTGGAACCAATACCAAAATACCTTTTGAAAGGTTCAAAATTCCCGCCATCGGAGAACCTGAATGCCAGATTCCTTCCAGTCTGTGACCTCTTGTTCTGATGATTACCGGAGCTTTCTGACCACCTTTTGTTCTGTAATGAACCGTCGCCAAATCGTCGCTCATCCCTTGTAAACAATACAAAATATAGTCTAAATACTGGATCTCGGCAATTGGTCTTAAACCTCTCATCGCCATACCAATACCTTGCCCCAGGATCGTCGCTTCACGGATTCCCGTATCGGCAACACGAACTTCACCGTATTTTTCCTGCATTCCTTCAAGCCCTTGATTTACGTCACCGATATTTCCGGCATCTTCACCAAACACTAAAGTTTCAGGATATTTTTCGAAAATTTTATCGAAATTATTTCTTACCACTACTCTTCCGTCAACCTCTTCTGAGTTTTCAGAGAAAACTGGCTTCACTTCTTTTACATTTTCAGCTTTCCATTGAGACTGAGAGTATAAATGAGAAGAATAATTGTCTTTTTCAACTTCAAAAATCTCGTTGTATTTCTGCATCAATTGGTTTCTTTCCGCAGAATTTGTTCCTCTTGTTGCTAATAATGCTTTTCTCGTTAAATGGAAAACATCTTTTTTAGCTTTTGAAACTAATTTATTGAAATGATTAATATAATTCTCAATTTCAGCATTTTGTCCTTTAATATTTTCAACTAAAGGCAACACTGAATTGATTAAATCTGTAATCGTTCTTTGGTAATGATCCCAAGCATTTTTCTGTCCTGCTTTTACTGTTTTCTTTGCTTCATCATCAATAGAATCCAGCTCTTCAACAGTAGCAATAACCTCTTCTTTTCCGTCAATTTCGATTGAATAATTTAAAATCCATTCTCTGAATTTCACCAATCCGTCGAATTGAGCTTCCCAAGCCAAACGCTCTTCATTTTTATATCTTTCATGAGAACCCGAAGTCGAGTGACCCTGAGGCTGCGTAACTTCAATCACATGAACCACAACCGGCACACTTTCAACTCTTGCAAACTGCTCTGCTCTTGCATAAGCATCCAATAAAGCCGCATAGTCCCAAGCTTTCACCTGAATGATTTCACAACCTTGGTTTTCACCTTCTTTTCTTTGGAAACCGCTCAACATTTCAGCGATATCCGCTTTTGCTCTCTGATTTTTTGTAGGAACTGAAATTCCGTAACCATCGTCCCAAATTGAAACAACCATCGGAACCTGAAGTGCACAAGCTGCATTCAACGTTTCCCAGAAATGACCTTCTGCTGTAGAAGCGTCACCAATAGTTCCAAAAGCAATCTCGTTACCGTTGTTTGAGAACTTTTCAGAACCTTCAAATTGAACTGATTTATAAACTTTAGAAGCCTGAGCTAATCCTAACAATCTTGGCATTTGCCCTGCTGTAGGAGAAATATCAGAAGAAATATTTTTCTGAGACATCAGGTCTTTCCAGCTTCCGTCTTCGTTCAAACTTCTTGTTGCAAAGTGCCCATTCATCTGTCTTCCAGCCGATGCAGGCTCTCTTTCAACGTTTGTATCTGCGTACAACTGTGCAAAGAAACTTTCTACTGACAATGCATCTACAGCCAATGAAAAAGTCTGATCTCTGTAATATCCCGAACGGAAGTCTCCATTTTTGAAAACTTTCGCCATCGCCAACTGAGGAAGCTCTTTGCCATCCCCAAAAATACCAAACTTAGCTTTTCCTGTTAAAACTTCTCTTCTGCCCAAATAAGACATTTCACGAGAAATTCTTCCTAATTTATAATCTTCAAGTATTTGATTTTTAAAATCTTGAAAGGAAATTTGCTGTGTTTCAATATAGGTTGTTTGCATAGCCAAATATTAAATATTTTTTATTTTGAAGTATTTTGCTAATATACACTTTTTAAATTAATTTTAATTTTTAATAATCTTTTTTAAAAATTTGATAATAAAAAAAATTGTGTTTATCTTAGAAAAAATTTGTAAAAGATGGAAAAAAAGTCAACGCACATCCTTAATGCATCGAGCAATCTTTTAGGATTTTCGCTGGTGATTATCACTTCATTAAAGATCACCAAAATCAGTCACAGCACGCATTTAGACGAATTCGCGGGAGTCGCGTGTCTTTTTTTTGCTTTCAGTTGTTTCTTCTCTTTTTTAGCCATAAGAGCCACCAACCAAAAGCGGGGAAACAGGTTTGAAACTATTGCGGATTATTTATTCTTAATCGCTTTATTTTGTATTGTTCTAGCTGTTATTATCGTAACAATGAAGGTTATATAATTTAAAATTTACGCTCAATTACGTAATCCAGCATTAGATGTAACGATTTTCTCGCTTCAGATTCAGGAAATTCATTCAGAATATCTTTTGCTTTTTGTTGAAAATCTTTCATTACTGTAATCGCATACTCTAAACCGCCAGAACTTTTAACGAAATTAATCAACTCTTTCACACGTTTTTGGTCATTATTATAACGCTTAATCGTGTTGAAATAGTATTTTTTATCCTTTTCGTTGGCAATTTTTAACGTATGAATTAAAGGTAAGGTCATTTTTTGCTCTTTAATATCAATTCCTACAGGTTTTCCGATAACGTTTGAACTTAAGTAATCAAAAAGGTCATCTTTGATCTGGAAAGCCATCCCCGTATAGGTTCCGAAGTCCATCATTTTTTTTGCTAATGTTTCATCAGCATTATTAGATAAAACTCCAATCTCGCAACAAGCGGCAATTAAAGTAGCTGTTTTCTGGCGGATAATTTCATAATAAACATCTTCCGTAATGTCCAGTTTTCTCGCTTTTTCTAATTGAAGAAGCTCACCTTCAGACATTTCGCGGATGGTTCTTGAAATAACCCCCAACAAATCGTAATCTTTGTGATCCGTTGATAATAAAACCGATTTCGACAAAAGATAATCTCCTACCAAAACCGCAATTTTATTCTTCCACAACGCATTGATGGAAAAGAAATTACGGCGTTTAAAACTTTCATCTACCACATCATCATGCACCAAAGTGGCGGTATGGATCAGCTCGATCATGGAAGCTCCACGATATGTTTTTTCATTGACATTTCCGATTAGCTTCGCACAGAGAAACACAAACATAGGGCGCATCTGTTTTCCCTTAGTGGTAACAATAAAACGAGTTACCTTATCTAATAAAGGGACTTTGCTCTGCATTGATTCATAAAACTTTTGTTCGAAAAGCTTCATTTCCTCATTAATCGGTTGCTTGATTTCTTCTACAATATTTGCCAAAATCTTCGGATGATGAATAAATTACTAATTCTTACAAAGATAATTTTTTTCAGGCAATTTTAAGATAAATTAATACGAATATCAGCTTTTTAGTTTTCCTCCGAATGCATACCTGAATATTTAATTTCCTGATTATTTTCAATCCGGAAACAGGCCTCCTGTTAAAAAAATAAGTTTAGAAATCTTTAAATTTTTCTTTAGGAATAAAATAGAGACTTTGCTTCGAGCTTCCTAACGGCGATCTGAACTTTTCTCCGGAAATATAAACTCCAGATTCGTCTACTGCAATACCTTCAATCTGCCCAATTGAAAGAGCGCTGCCCAAGTAGTAATACTTAGGCGCTTCCTTAAAGAAAACTCCGGGTTCCGTTTCCCTGAAAATATGCAGAAACACTTCAGTTTTTTTGGTATACCCTACCAAATACAATTTTTTA
The sequence above is a segment of the Chryseobacterium sp. MYb264 genome. Coding sequences within it:
- a CDS encoding polyprenyl synthetase family protein; protein product: MANIVEEIKQPINEEMKLFEQKFYESMQSKVPLLDKVTRFIVTTKGKQMRPMFVFLCAKLIGNVNEKTYRGASMIELIHTATLVHDDVVDESFKRRNFFSINALWKNKIAVLVGDYLLSKSVLLSTDHKDYDLLGVISRTIREMSEGELLQLEKARKLDITEDVYYEIIRQKTATLIAACCEIGVLSNNADETLAKKMMDFGTYTGMAFQIKDDLFDYLSSNVIGKPVGIDIKEQKMTLPLIHTLKIANEKDKKYYFNTIKRYNNDQKRVKELINFVKSSGGLEYAITVMKDFQQKAKDILNEFPESEARKSLHLMLDYVIERKF
- a CDS encoding alpha-ketoacid dehydrogenase subunit alpha/beta, whose amino-acid sequence is MQTTYIETQQISFQDFKNQILEDYKLGRISREMSYLGRREVLTGKAKFGIFGDGKELPQLAMAKVFKNGDFRSGYYRDQTFSLAVDALSVESFFAQLYADTNVEREPASAGRQMNGHFATRSLNEDGSWKDLMSQKNISSDISPTAGQMPRLLGLAQASKVYKSVQFEGSEKFSNNGNEIAFGTIGDASTAEGHFWETLNAACALQVPMVVSIWDDGYGISVPTKNQRAKADIAEMLSGFQRKEGENQGCEIIQVKAWDYAALLDAYARAEQFARVESVPVVVHVIEVTQPQGHSTSGSHERYKNEERLAWEAQFDGLVKFREWILNYSIEIDGKEEVIATVEELDSIDDEAKKTVKAGQKNAWDHYQRTITDLINSVLPLVENIKGQNAEIENYINHFNKLVSKAKKDVFHLTRKALLATRGTNSAERNQLMQKYNEIFEVEKDNYSSHLYSQSQWKAENVKEVKPVFSENSEEVDGRVVVRNNFDKIFEKYPETLVFGEDAGNIGDVNQGLEGMQEKYGEVRVADTGIREATILGQGIGMAMRGLRPIAEIQYLDYILYCLQGMSDDLATVHYRTKGGQKAPVIIRTRGHRLEGIWHSGSPMAGILNLSKGILVLVPRNLTIAAGFYNTMLQADEPAVIVECLNGYRLKEKQPDNLGEFTIPVGKIDVTKEGKDVTLVTYGSTWRIVMEAANELEKLGISAEVIDVQSLIPFDLTHEIAESVKKTNRLVVIDEDVEGGTSAFILQQILEKQKAFRFLDSDPLTIAANDHRPAYASDGDYFSKPSSDDMVERIYALFNETNPQKYPAIF
- a CDS encoding class I SAM-dependent methyltransferase, whose amino-acid sequence is MKITKLVILFNYQKILLGIVVSAVLLIASFWINISLIQLSFRILSALIVLNIIASLVASYTLYDKSDLYELKNLNGIIDWQKTENAILVHASFDPLSKRLEEKYPNLNLTVCDIFGNRHEQEKGIETSKKIFPPHSKEIKISPNRLPFEDKSQDVILAVTSLHEILDHEQRVLFFKEAKRILKDDGVIIVSEQFRDFTNFVFFNIGAFHFLSEKNWKKAISGADLKIVKNQKLTPFANMLIVKKLSKI